In Mercurialis annua linkage group LG5, ddMerAnnu1.2, whole genome shotgun sequence, a single genomic region encodes these proteins:
- the LOC126680185 gene encoding uncharacterized protein LOC126680185 isoform X2, with the protein MEEATQVSDVPIMKGDSEDKAEPIKATNGELAEVEKGETDGEFIKVEKELVNANEATAEVSTIEGSLSRELLEAQENAKELELELTRVAESLKLSESENAKVREEVLLVKEKLEGSEKKYEELQVTNKKLQEQIIEAEEKYSLQLNSLQEALQVQETKHKELMQVKESFDGLSLDLDSSKKKMQELEQELQVSAAEAKRFEELHKESGSHADSATQRASEFERLLEEAKVTANEMENQMTTLQKEVQSLYEKIAENQKVEEALQNATTQLSAVTEELALSKSQLLDMEERVSSKEALVTELTQDLELKRVSETQMKEDFLSLESLVSATKEDLQEKVSQLEAIKLKLKEEVDARESAEAKIQNKEAEVSTLNDELAKVVKEKEALEATVTNLTSNAAQMKELCSDVENKLKVSDENFLKTDSLLSQALSNNAELEQKLKSLEELHSESGIAVASATQKNLDLEDLIKASNEAAENAKSQLREFETRSIAIEQKNVELEQQLNLVELKCSDAEREANEFSVKVSELSNALKDLEEEKKQLSDQIQEYQVKITNLESSLNQSSSKTAELEEELRIATEKSAEHEDRANMSHQRGLELEDLFQMSHSKVEDASKKVNELELLLEAEKYRIQELEEQISTLEKKSVDAEAESNKYFNKASELSSELEAFQAKASCLEIAMQAASEKERDLTECLNSVTTEKKILEDASSSTTEKLSEAENLVEVLRNELNVMQEKLESIEKDLSAAGLRESDVMLKLKSTEEQLEQQVKLLEEATVRKSELETLHESLARDSELKLQETLANFTNKDSEAKLLVDKLMTLQDQVKSYEDQVSEAAGKSATLKEELDLCLLKVASVETANEELGKQILEAENKASNSQAENELLIERNNQLRSKVDELQDLLNSEVSQKEASAEQLASHVSTISEISDKHSRALELHSSTEARLLQVEEELKEAIERLAQRESETKDLNDKLNAHESQIKLHGEQTREVSSIAETRKLELEEAHIKLKQLESIVEELQTKSSHFEKENEGLAEVNLKLTQELASNESKLSGLEAKLSATHSEKDETVEQLHTSNKAIEDLTQQLTDEGKRLQSQLSSAVEEKNLLNDSYQNSKKELQSVIVQLEEQLKEQKASDDILKSEIKNLKAAMDEKSVLQSHLQELEGKLATAEARLKEEEEADAKKEAALKKSIEELEAKKKETILLVNQVKELEQKLELADAKLLKKVDDVKDGTEIKSRDIGETFTTPTKRKSKKKAVEAASASASTTAVAEASPALHFKFILGVALVSVILGIILGKRY; encoded by the exons atgGAAGAAGCCACCCAAGTTTCAGATGTGCCAATAATGAAGGGTGATAGTGAGGATAAAGCTGAGCCCATCAAG GCAACAAACGGAGAGTTGGCAGAGGTAGAAAAAGGAGAGACTGATGGAGAATTCATAAAGGTAGAGAAGGAATTGGTTAATGCGAATGAAGCAACTGCAGAGGTGTCGACGATTGAAGGAAGTTTAAGCAGGGAGTTACTGGAAGCTCAAGAGAATGCCAAGGAATTGGAACTCGAATTAACAAGAGTAGCTGAATCCTTAAAGCTGTCCGAGTCTGAGAATGCCAAGGTGCGGGAAGAGGTATTGCTTGTAAAGGAGAAGCTGGAGGGAAGTGAAAAGAAGTATGAGGAGCTTCAAGTAACTAACAAGAAATTGCAAGAGCAGATAATTGAAGCCGAGGAGAAATACAGTTTGCAGCTCAACTCTTTGCAAGAAGCTCTGCAGGTGCAAGAAACGAAGCACAAGGAATTGATGCAAGTGAAGGAGTCATTCGATGGCCTCAGCCTTGATCTTGACAGCTCCAAAAAGAAGATGCAAGAGTTGGAACAGGAACTGCAGGTTTCTGCAGCTGAGGCCAAGAGATTTGAGGAGTTGCACAAAGAAAGCGGTTCTCATGCTGATTCTGCGACACAAAGAGCTTCGGAATTCGAGAGGCTGCTTGAGGAGGCAAAAGTAACTGCAAACGAAATGGAAAATCAGATGACTACTCTTCAAAAGGAAGTTCAGAGCCTCTATGAGAAGATTGCCGAAAACCAGAAGGTCGAAGAAGCCCTTCAAAACGCTACCACACAACTTTCAGCTGTTACGGAAGAATTGGCACTTTCAAAATCACAACTGCTGGACATGGAAGAAAGAGTTTCTTCAAAGGAGGCTCTTGTAACTGAATTAACACAAGATTTGGAATTGAAAAGGGTTTCGGAAACTCAGATGAAGGAAGATTTCTTGTCCTTGGAGAGCTTGGTCAGTGCCACCAAAGAAGATCTTCAGGAAAAGGTTTCTCAGTTGGAAGCCATAAAATTGAAGCTGAAGGAGGAAGTTGATGCAAGGGAATCCGCTGAAGCCAAGATTCAAAACAAGGAAGCAGAGGTGTCAACTTTAAATGACGAATTGGCTAAAGTAGTGAAAGAAAAAGAAGCTCTTGAAGCAACTGTAACCAATCTTACTAGTAATGCAGCACAAATGAAAGAATTATGCAGTGACGTTGAGAACAAGTTGAAAGTTTCAGATGAGAATTTCTTGAAAACGGATTCGCTTTTGTCTCAAGCTTTATCAAACAATGCAGAGCTTGAACAAAAATTGAAATCTCTGGAAGAGCTTCACAGCGAGTCAGGAATTGCTGTAGCATCAGCTACTCAAAAGAATTTGGACCTTGAGGATTTAATTAAAGCTTCAAATGAGGCAGCAGAAAATGCAAAATCCCAACTGAGAGAATTTGAGACACGTTCTATTGCAATAGAGCAGAAGAATGTGGAGCTTGAGCAACAACTGAATTTAGTTGAACTGAAATGCAGTGATGCTGAGAGAGAAGCAAACGAATTCTCTGTGAAAGTATCTGAACTAAGTAATGCATTAAAAGATTTGGAGGAAGAAAAGAAACAGTTGAGCGATCAGATACAGGAATACCAGGTCAAGATAACCAACCTTGAATCTTCTCTAAATCAGTCATCATCGAAAACTGCAGAGCTTGAGGAGGAGTTAAGAATTGCTACTGAGAAGTCTGCTGAACATGAGGACCGAGCAAATATGAGCCATCAGCGCGGCCTTGAACTTGAAGATCTGTTCCAGATGTCTCATTCAAAAGTAGAGGACGCTAGCAAAAAGGTCAATGAACTAGAGCTGTTACTTGAAGCAGAGAAGTACAGGATTCAGGAACTAGAAGAGCAGATCAGcacattagaaaaaaaatctgTGGATGCAGAAGCAGAGTCCAACAAATACTTCAACAAGGCATCTGAACTTTCATCGGAGCTTGAAGCATTCCAAGCAAAAGCATCATGCCTTGAAATTGCAATGCAAGCAGCCAGTGAAAAGGAGCGAGATCTGACAGAATGCCTTAATTCAGTAACTACCGAAAAGAAAATCTTAGAAGATGCTTCAAGCAGTACCACTGAGAAGCTGTCTGAAGCCGAGAATCTTGTGGAAGTCTTGCGCAATGAGTTGAATGTGATGCAAGAGAAGTTGGAGTCCATTGAAAAAGATCTATCAGCTGCTGGATTGAGAGAAAGCGATGTGATGTTGAAGCTCAAGTCTACCGAGGAGCAACTGGAGCAACAAGTGAAGCTATTAGAGGAAGCTACTGTGAGAAAATCAGAGCTTGAAACATTGCATGAATCTTTAGCTAGAGATTCAGAACTCAAACTTCAAGAAACTTTAGCAAACTTCACCAACAAAGACTCTGAGGCAAAATTGCTGGTTGACAAACTGATGACTCTCCAAGACCAAGTGAAGTCATATGAAGACCAGGTATCAGAAGCAGCTGGAAAATCTGCAACTTTGAAGGAAGAATTAGATTTGTGTTTGCTAAAAGTGGCTTCTGTGGAAACCGCAAATGAAGAACTTGGAAAGCAGATTTTGGAAGCAGAAAATAAGGCTTCTAACTCTCAAGCAGAGAATGAACTCTTAATCGAGAGAAACAATCAACTCAGAAGCAAGGTCGATGAACTTCAGGATTTGCTGAATTCTGAAGTTTCTCAGAAGGAGGCCTCAGCTGAACAACTTGCTTCTCACGTAAGCACTATCTCAGAAATATCAGATAAGCACTCGAGGGCTTTAGAACTCCATTCTTCAACTGAAGCCCGGCTGTTACAAGTAGAAGAGGAGCTAAAAGAGGCCATTGAGAGATTGGCTCAGAGGGAATCTGAAACAAAAGATTTGAACGACAAGCTCAATGCACATGAAAGCCAAATAAAATTACATGGAGAGCAAACTCGTGAAGTATCTTCCATAGCTGAAACCCGAAAACTTGAGTTGGAAGAGGCtcacataaaattaaaacaattggaAAGTATTGTTGAGGAATTGCAAACCAAGTCTAGCCACTTTGAGAAGGAGAATGAAGGACTAGCTGAGGTAAATTTGAAGCTCACACAAGAACTGGCCTCCAACGAGTCAAAACTGAGTGGTTTAGAGGCAAAACTGTCTGCAACCCATTCTGAGAAGGATGAAACAGTAGAACAGCTTCACACTTCAAACAAAGCTATTGAAGATTTGACCCAGCAGCTCACTGATGAAGGGAAAAGACTGCAGTCTCAG CTATCTTCTGCTGTGGAAGAGAAAAACCTGCTTAATGACTCATATCAAAACTCCAAGAAGGAACTCCAATCTGTGATCGTCCAGCTTGAAGAGCAACTGAAAGAGCAGAAGGCAAGCGATGATATCCTAAAATCCGAGATTAAAAATCTAAAGGCTGCTATGGATGAGAAATCCGTATTGCAATCCCATCTCCAGGAACTTGAGGGAAAATTGGCAACAGCTGAAGCTCGACTGAAAGAAGAG GAAGAAGCAGATGCTAAAAAGGAAGCAGCCCTGAAGAAATCCATTGAAGAGCTTGAAGCCAAGAAAAAAGAAACCATACTTCTAGTTAACCAAGTGAAGGAGCTTGAGCAGAAACTAGAACTGGCTGATGCAAAGTTGTTGAAAAAG GTTGATGATGTGAAGGACGGCACAGAAATAAAATCAAGAGACATCGGAGAAACATTTACAACTCCGACGAAGAGGAAGAGTAAGAAAAAGGCGGTGGAGGCTGCATCTGCTTCTGCTTCTACTACTGCAGTTGCAGAGGCTTCTCCTGCATTGCACTTCAAGTTTATTTTGGGGGTGGCCCTTGTTTCTGTCATCCTTGGCATCATTCTGGGAAAACGTTATTAG
- the LOC126680185 gene encoding uncharacterized protein LOC126680185 isoform X1, with translation MEEATQVSDVPIMKGDSEDKAEPIKATNGELAEVEKGETDGEFIKVEKELVNANEATAEVSTIEGSLSRELLEAQENAKELELELTRVAESLKLSESENAKVREEVLLVKEKLEGSEKKYEELQVTNKKLQEQIIEAEEKYSLQLNSLQEALQVQETKHKELMQVKESFDGLSLDLDSSKKKMQELEQELQVSAAEAKRFEELHKESGSHADSATQRASEFERLLEEAKVTANEMENQMTTLQKEVQSLYEKIAENQKVEEALQNATTQLSAVTEELALSKSQLLDMEERVSSKEALVTELTQDLELKRVSETQMKEDFLSLESLVSATKEDLQEKVSQLEAIKLKLKEEVDARESAEAKIQNKEAEVSTLNDELAKVVKEKEALEATVTNLTSNAAQMKELCSDVENKLKVSDENFLKTDSLLSQALSNNAELEQKLKSLEELHSESGIAVASATQKNLDLEDLIKASNEAAENAKSQLREFETRSIAIEQKNVELEQQLNLVELKCSDAEREANEFSVKVSELSNALKDLEEEKKQLSDQIQEYQVKITNLESSLNQSSSKTAELEEELRIATEKSAEHEDRANMSHQRGLELEDLFQMSHSKVEDASKKVNELELLLEAEKYRIQELEEQISTLEKKSVDAEAESNKYFNKASELSSELEAFQAKASCLEIAMQAASEKERDLTECLNSVTTEKKILEDASSSTTEKLSEAENLVEVLRNELNVMQEKLESIEKDLSAAGLRESDVMLKLKSTEEQLEQQVKLLEEATVRKSELETLHESLARDSELKLQETLANFTNKDSEAKLLVDKLMTLQDQVKSYEDQVSEAAGKSATLKEELDLCLLKVASVETANEELGKQILEAENKASNSQAENELLIERNNQLRSKVDELQDLLNSEVSQKEASAEQLASHVSTISEISDKHSRALELHSSTEARLLQVEEELKEAIERLAQRESETKDLNDKLNAHESQIKLHGEQTREVSSIAETRKLELEEAHIKLKQLESIVEELQTKSSHFEKENEGLAEVNLKLTQELASNESKLSGLEAKLSATHSEKDETVEQLHTSNKAIEDLTQQLTDEGKRLQSQLSSAVEEKNLLNDSYQNSKKELQSVIVQLEEQLKEQKASDDILKSEIKNLKAAMDEKSVLQSHLQELEGKLATAEARLKEEEEADAKKEAALKKSIEELEAKKKETILLVNQVKELEQKLELADAKLLKKVSSCTPLFIMGPPRLHKYITKFDIISLKFVQVDDVKDGTEIKSRDIGETFTTPTKRKSKKKAVEAASASASTTAVAEASPALHFKFILGVALVSVILGIILGKRY, from the exons atgGAAGAAGCCACCCAAGTTTCAGATGTGCCAATAATGAAGGGTGATAGTGAGGATAAAGCTGAGCCCATCAAG GCAACAAACGGAGAGTTGGCAGAGGTAGAAAAAGGAGAGACTGATGGAGAATTCATAAAGGTAGAGAAGGAATTGGTTAATGCGAATGAAGCAACTGCAGAGGTGTCGACGATTGAAGGAAGTTTAAGCAGGGAGTTACTGGAAGCTCAAGAGAATGCCAAGGAATTGGAACTCGAATTAACAAGAGTAGCTGAATCCTTAAAGCTGTCCGAGTCTGAGAATGCCAAGGTGCGGGAAGAGGTATTGCTTGTAAAGGAGAAGCTGGAGGGAAGTGAAAAGAAGTATGAGGAGCTTCAAGTAACTAACAAGAAATTGCAAGAGCAGATAATTGAAGCCGAGGAGAAATACAGTTTGCAGCTCAACTCTTTGCAAGAAGCTCTGCAGGTGCAAGAAACGAAGCACAAGGAATTGATGCAAGTGAAGGAGTCATTCGATGGCCTCAGCCTTGATCTTGACAGCTCCAAAAAGAAGATGCAAGAGTTGGAACAGGAACTGCAGGTTTCTGCAGCTGAGGCCAAGAGATTTGAGGAGTTGCACAAAGAAAGCGGTTCTCATGCTGATTCTGCGACACAAAGAGCTTCGGAATTCGAGAGGCTGCTTGAGGAGGCAAAAGTAACTGCAAACGAAATGGAAAATCAGATGACTACTCTTCAAAAGGAAGTTCAGAGCCTCTATGAGAAGATTGCCGAAAACCAGAAGGTCGAAGAAGCCCTTCAAAACGCTACCACACAACTTTCAGCTGTTACGGAAGAATTGGCACTTTCAAAATCACAACTGCTGGACATGGAAGAAAGAGTTTCTTCAAAGGAGGCTCTTGTAACTGAATTAACACAAGATTTGGAATTGAAAAGGGTTTCGGAAACTCAGATGAAGGAAGATTTCTTGTCCTTGGAGAGCTTGGTCAGTGCCACCAAAGAAGATCTTCAGGAAAAGGTTTCTCAGTTGGAAGCCATAAAATTGAAGCTGAAGGAGGAAGTTGATGCAAGGGAATCCGCTGAAGCCAAGATTCAAAACAAGGAAGCAGAGGTGTCAACTTTAAATGACGAATTGGCTAAAGTAGTGAAAGAAAAAGAAGCTCTTGAAGCAACTGTAACCAATCTTACTAGTAATGCAGCACAAATGAAAGAATTATGCAGTGACGTTGAGAACAAGTTGAAAGTTTCAGATGAGAATTTCTTGAAAACGGATTCGCTTTTGTCTCAAGCTTTATCAAACAATGCAGAGCTTGAACAAAAATTGAAATCTCTGGAAGAGCTTCACAGCGAGTCAGGAATTGCTGTAGCATCAGCTACTCAAAAGAATTTGGACCTTGAGGATTTAATTAAAGCTTCAAATGAGGCAGCAGAAAATGCAAAATCCCAACTGAGAGAATTTGAGACACGTTCTATTGCAATAGAGCAGAAGAATGTGGAGCTTGAGCAACAACTGAATTTAGTTGAACTGAAATGCAGTGATGCTGAGAGAGAAGCAAACGAATTCTCTGTGAAAGTATCTGAACTAAGTAATGCATTAAAAGATTTGGAGGAAGAAAAGAAACAGTTGAGCGATCAGATACAGGAATACCAGGTCAAGATAACCAACCTTGAATCTTCTCTAAATCAGTCATCATCGAAAACTGCAGAGCTTGAGGAGGAGTTAAGAATTGCTACTGAGAAGTCTGCTGAACATGAGGACCGAGCAAATATGAGCCATCAGCGCGGCCTTGAACTTGAAGATCTGTTCCAGATGTCTCATTCAAAAGTAGAGGACGCTAGCAAAAAGGTCAATGAACTAGAGCTGTTACTTGAAGCAGAGAAGTACAGGATTCAGGAACTAGAAGAGCAGATCAGcacattagaaaaaaaatctgTGGATGCAGAAGCAGAGTCCAACAAATACTTCAACAAGGCATCTGAACTTTCATCGGAGCTTGAAGCATTCCAAGCAAAAGCATCATGCCTTGAAATTGCAATGCAAGCAGCCAGTGAAAAGGAGCGAGATCTGACAGAATGCCTTAATTCAGTAACTACCGAAAAGAAAATCTTAGAAGATGCTTCAAGCAGTACCACTGAGAAGCTGTCTGAAGCCGAGAATCTTGTGGAAGTCTTGCGCAATGAGTTGAATGTGATGCAAGAGAAGTTGGAGTCCATTGAAAAAGATCTATCAGCTGCTGGATTGAGAGAAAGCGATGTGATGTTGAAGCTCAAGTCTACCGAGGAGCAACTGGAGCAACAAGTGAAGCTATTAGAGGAAGCTACTGTGAGAAAATCAGAGCTTGAAACATTGCATGAATCTTTAGCTAGAGATTCAGAACTCAAACTTCAAGAAACTTTAGCAAACTTCACCAACAAAGACTCTGAGGCAAAATTGCTGGTTGACAAACTGATGACTCTCCAAGACCAAGTGAAGTCATATGAAGACCAGGTATCAGAAGCAGCTGGAAAATCTGCAACTTTGAAGGAAGAATTAGATTTGTGTTTGCTAAAAGTGGCTTCTGTGGAAACCGCAAATGAAGAACTTGGAAAGCAGATTTTGGAAGCAGAAAATAAGGCTTCTAACTCTCAAGCAGAGAATGAACTCTTAATCGAGAGAAACAATCAACTCAGAAGCAAGGTCGATGAACTTCAGGATTTGCTGAATTCTGAAGTTTCTCAGAAGGAGGCCTCAGCTGAACAACTTGCTTCTCACGTAAGCACTATCTCAGAAATATCAGATAAGCACTCGAGGGCTTTAGAACTCCATTCTTCAACTGAAGCCCGGCTGTTACAAGTAGAAGAGGAGCTAAAAGAGGCCATTGAGAGATTGGCTCAGAGGGAATCTGAAACAAAAGATTTGAACGACAAGCTCAATGCACATGAAAGCCAAATAAAATTACATGGAGAGCAAACTCGTGAAGTATCTTCCATAGCTGAAACCCGAAAACTTGAGTTGGAAGAGGCtcacataaaattaaaacaattggaAAGTATTGTTGAGGAATTGCAAACCAAGTCTAGCCACTTTGAGAAGGAGAATGAAGGACTAGCTGAGGTAAATTTGAAGCTCACACAAGAACTGGCCTCCAACGAGTCAAAACTGAGTGGTTTAGAGGCAAAACTGTCTGCAACCCATTCTGAGAAGGATGAAACAGTAGAACAGCTTCACACTTCAAACAAAGCTATTGAAGATTTGACCCAGCAGCTCACTGATGAAGGGAAAAGACTGCAGTCTCAG CTATCTTCTGCTGTGGAAGAGAAAAACCTGCTTAATGACTCATATCAAAACTCCAAGAAGGAACTCCAATCTGTGATCGTCCAGCTTGAAGAGCAACTGAAAGAGCAGAAGGCAAGCGATGATATCCTAAAATCCGAGATTAAAAATCTAAAGGCTGCTATGGATGAGAAATCCGTATTGCAATCCCATCTCCAGGAACTTGAGGGAAAATTGGCAACAGCTGAAGCTCGACTGAAAGAAGAG GAAGAAGCAGATGCTAAAAAGGAAGCAGCCCTGAAGAAATCCATTGAAGAGCTTGAAGCCAAGAAAAAAGAAACCATACTTCTAGTTAACCAAGTGAAGGAGCTTGAGCAGAAACTAGAACTGGCTGATGCAAAGTTGTTGAAAAAGGTGAGTTCATGCACTCCATTATTCATTATGGGGCCCCCAAGACTGCATAAATATATAACCAAGTTTGACATAATCTCACTGAAATTTGTGCAGGTTGATGATGTGAAGGACGGCACAGAAATAAAATCAAGAGACATCGGAGAAACATTTACAACTCCGACGAAGAGGAAGAGTAAGAAAAAGGCGGTGGAGGCTGCATCTGCTTCTGCTTCTACTACTGCAGTTGCAGAGGCTTCTCCTGCATTGCACTTCAAGTTTATTTTGGGGGTGGCCCTTGTTTCTGTCATCCTTGGCATCATTCTGGGAAAACGTTATTAG